From Candidatus Thorarchaeota archaeon, a single genomic window includes:
- a CDS encoding SLC13 family permease, with product MVFAVLAVTLVLFVVNRWRYDVVALFALLTIALVGLIPFDQVFLSFGHPAVITVAAVLVINRGLVNSGFVDIIINWTLRVGNNMVFQILTLTGLVTVLSAFMNNVGALALLMPVAIRMARKSGKSPSLFLMPLAFCSMLGGMITLIGTPPNIIIATLRGQYGVEPFLMFDFTPVGLSVALAGFLFMSLVGWRLVPQREGEKVEPFSLVEDYITEVYVPEGSKMVGKRIRDLESAAEADVAVISLVREDEHFRSPSIMRGLKAGDSLVVRGEATDLKMLIDAGELRLIEREGSDRGVLSQDDLHVVEAVITTGSPLSGKTARQLKMRSRFGVDLLAVSRQGRRLRARIGDIRLRSGDTLLLHGQPEEMSEILTELGCLPLAERHIRLGKPRRALSAFIIFGAALAATAIGLLPIQVSFVLAAAGMVVLGFVSPDEAYKSINWSVIVLLAAMIPVGHALETTGGAQLIGDMFLEVGGILPPAAFIVILMVATMLLSCAVDNTAAVVLMAPIGVSIALALGVSIDSFLMAVSIGGSSAFLTPIADQSHALVMGPGGYRFTDYLRLGLPLQIIITLLATPLILWFWPL from the coding sequence ATGGTCTTCGCAGTTCTAGCTGTGACACTTGTCTTGTTTGTTGTTAACCGTTGGCGTTATGATGTTGTAGCCTTGTTCGCTCTGTTGACAATCGCGCTCGTGGGTCTCATACCCTTCGACCAAGTGTTCTTGAGCTTCGGCCATCCTGCGGTAATCACAGTTGCAGCCGTGTTGGTTATCAACCGAGGACTGGTCAACTCGGGTTTCGTCGATATCATCATCAACTGGACCCTTCGAGTCGGAAACAACATGGTTTTTCAGATTCTTACACTCACCGGGTTGGTGACGGTGCTTTCGGCCTTCATGAATAACGTGGGGGCATTGGCGCTTCTCATGCCTGTGGCAATTCGAATGGCGAGGAAGAGCGGCAAGTCCCCTTCCCTTTTCCTCATGCCGCTAGCATTCTGCTCAATGCTTGGTGGTATGATAACGCTGATCGGCACTCCTCCAAACATAATTATCGCAACACTTAGGGGTCAATACGGTGTCGAACCCTTCCTCATGTTTGACTTCACCCCTGTTGGTCTGAGTGTCGCTCTTGCTGGATTCTTGTTTATGTCACTGGTCGGATGGCGTCTCGTACCTCAGCGGGAGGGAGAGAAGGTTGAACCCTTCTCTCTTGTTGAAGACTACATAACCGAGGTCTATGTGCCTGAGGGTTCCAAGATGGTTGGGAAGCGTATCCGTGACCTTGAATCGGCAGCAGAAGCTGATGTGGCAGTGATATCCCTCGTACGCGAAGACGAGCATTTTCGTTCACCCTCTATAATGAGAGGTCTGAAAGCAGGTGATAGTCTTGTTGTCAGAGGAGAAGCCACAGATCTGAAGATGCTAATCGATGCTGGCGAACTCAGGCTCATAGAGAGGGAAGGATCTGACAGAGGGGTCCTATCACAGGATGATTTACATGTCGTTGAGGCTGTGATAACGACAGGCTCGCCTTTAAGCGGCAAGACTGCACGACAATTGAAGATGCGTAGTCGTTTTGGTGTGGATCTTCTCGCTGTATCGCGCCAAGGAAGGCGGTTGAGAGCTCGGATTGGTGATATCCGGTTGCGGTCGGGAGACACCTTGTTGTTACATGGGCAGCCGGAAGAGATGTCTGAAATCTTGACTGAGCTTGGATGCCTCCCACTGGCTGAGAGACACATAAGACTGGGGAAACCGCGACGTGCGCTGTCTGCTTTCATCATCTTTGGAGCGGCACTAGCAGCTACGGCAATAGGTCTGCTACCCATTCAGGTATCCTTTGTACTTGCTGCTGCTGGCATGGTTGTATTGGGATTTGTGTCTCCCGACGAAGCTTACAAGAGCATCAACTGGTCTGTCATAGTTCTACTGGCTGCCATGATCCCAGTCGGACACGCACTGGAAACCACAGGAGGTGCACAGTTAATTGGTGACATGTTTCTAGAGGTGGGAGGAATTCTGCCTCCAGCTGCATTCATCGTCATCCTGATGGTGGCGACTATGCTTCTGTCTTGTGCCGTGGATAACACCGCTGCAGTAGTTCTGATGGCTCCCATAGGTGTAAGCATTGCATTGGCATTAGGTGTATCGATAGACTCTTTTCTAATGGCGGTGTCCATTGGAGGTTCAAGCGCTTTCCTAACACCCATTGCGGATCAGTCCCATGCTTTAGTTATGGGGCCAGGGGGTTACAGATTCACTGACTACTTACGGCTAGGTCTTCCTCTGCAGATCATCATTACCCTGTTAGCAACTCCACTAATCCTGTGGTTTTGGCCTCTTTAG
- a CDS encoding metallophosphoesterase produces the protein MFGLDDIDLRSVVCACLVFLMIIAMSLPTDQETNVNHYEQMSDENKIAQEDDLGANIIWPRISSPAIVLNDSTLQARIKAPSNLTNWNITLHQPYYGYSLSITDSEWNDTTSIWTVNASIPSNAIKGLFDLIVRSTDSIHQVQITEFNAVQIRYTYPEGFTIFHITDPHIKLSSSPRDERLLSSLYQASMAGADFVVLSGDIVETGYRDSFERVVNFLKQSRVPVFVGPGNHDIDADGTGFSIYSSLFGPDYYTANIGPDILLVMGNSHLGELNTTQIQWIDRDLSASEAKTKILCIHHPLYDHNEPPNYYLEEDEASALIDICEVNDVDMVLTGHLHNDRVDRVNGTLWVLTTAIGAPISTIPSEPDHLAHGFRVIEFEDYAPFSWNWTTQKDWSQPWDGVELKRVPRFHRELDVGGFIELSNKMNYSLENQVLDILVQPPSEGQEYLVSEGDSVALASSSDAYRFRFEFDLPAGGNETLRVYPDNAQQPELVNVTYPEEVDVGEEYTISAEWSNPVSGVVEGYLNYSLDNGSFAYVEMAECGNNKFCCNLEHDTSGQVDFQVIGIDYAGNEAVSDVYSLECISPEPTGGPQGVNMVQIGLVLGGVIVIAGVAFYILRTRETTLSS, from the coding sequence TTGTTCGGGCTAGATGACATTGACCTACGAAGCGTTGTATGCGCCTGTCTCGTGTTTCTCATGATTATTGCAATGAGTCTTCCCACAGATCAGGAAACCAATGTGAATCATTATGAGCAAATGTCGGATGAAAACAAGATTGCACAAGAAGATGATTTAGGTGCGAATATCATATGGCCCCGGATCAGCTCACCCGCAATTGTGCTGAATGATTCAACATTGCAGGCCCGAATCAAAGCCCCATCAAATCTGACTAATTGGAATATCACACTGCATCAGCCATACTATGGCTACTCTCTTTCGATTACGGACTCGGAATGGAATGATACAACAAGCATATGGACAGTTAACGCAAGCATTCCAAGTAATGCGATAAAGGGGCTCTTTGACCTTATTGTGAGATCTACTGATTCCATACACCAGGTTCAAATCACTGAATTCAATGCAGTGCAGATTCGATACACGTATCCTGAGGGCTTCACCATATTTCACATCACAGATCCCCACATCAAACTGTCCTCCTCCCCTCGGGATGAAAGGCTGCTCTCTTCTCTCTACCAAGCTAGTATGGCAGGGGCAGACTTTGTAGTACTCTCTGGCGACATTGTTGAGACTGGCTACAGAGATTCCTTCGAAAGAGTGGTGAACTTCCTGAAACAGAGCCGGGTTCCAGTCTTTGTCGGACCTGGAAACCACGACATCGATGCTGACGGTACTGGTTTCAGCATCTATTCGTCTCTCTTCGGTCCAGATTATTATACTGCGAATATTGGTCCAGACATCCTCTTGGTCATGGGTAATTCTCATCTAGGAGAGTTGAACACTACACAAATCCAATGGATTGACCGGGACTTATCTGCGAGTGAAGCAAAAACGAAAATACTCTGTATACATCATCCTTTGTACGATCATAATGAACCTCCAAACTACTACTTGGAAGAAGATGAAGCTTCTGCTCTCATCGATATTTGCGAGGTGAACGATGTCGATATGGTCTTGACAGGACATCTGCACAACGATCGGGTAGACCGGGTGAATGGCACTCTATGGGTACTTACTACTGCAATCGGAGCTCCTATCTCAACCATACCTTCAGAGCCTGATCATCTCGCACATGGTTTCCGTGTTATCGAATTCGAGGACTACGCACCTTTCTCATGGAACTGGACGACACAAAAGGATTGGTCTCAACCCTGGGATGGAGTGGAGTTGAAACGGGTTCCAAGATTCCACCGCGAACTAGATGTAGGGGGATTCATCGAATTGTCAAACAAAATGAATTACTCATTAGAGAATCAAGTTCTTGACATATTGGTGCAGCCACCTTCGGAAGGTCAGGAGTATTTGGTCTCAGAAGGCGATTCCGTTGCTCTGGCTTCCAGCTCTGACGCCTATCGGTTCCGATTTGAATTCGACTTGCCGGCAGGGGGTAATGAGACTCTCAGAGTATATCCTGACAATGCACAGCAACCTGAACTGGTCAATGTTACTTATCCTGAAGAAGTGGACGTAGGAGAAGAATACACCATTTCTGCGGAGTGGAGTAATCCAGTCAGTGGTGTGGTTGAAGGATATCTGAATTATTCACTTGACAACGGATCTTTCGCCTATGTGGAAATGGCAGAATGCGGCAACAACAAGTTCTGCTGCAATCTTGAGCACGATACATCTGGTCAAGTTGATTTTCAAGTGATTGGAATAGATTATGCTGGAAATGAGGCTGTTAGTGATGTCTATTCACTGGAGTGTATATCCCCTGAACCAACAGGTGGACCTCAAGGGGTCAATATGGTTCAAATTGGCCTAGTTCTAGGAGGAGTAATAGTCATTGCCGGGGTGGCCTTTTACATTCTTAGAACTCGTGAAACTACTCTTTCCTCCTGA